In one window of Vibrio sp. JC009 DNA:
- the lolB gene encoding lipoprotein insertase outer membrane protein LolB produces the protein MKTIFQTFLLFMSAVFLAACSSVPEESKQSVEWENHKSLLAQIEQYQATGKLGYKSPEIKQSLNFIWTHSKDKSQLRLTTFLGQTVLNLEINQKEAKVTDRDGNIFTDSNATHLVYRLTGLVIPVNYMQDWIKGLPTDADSFQLNTETNTLSSLAKQLGTQDWQLNYVSYQTVDRIPLPYSMNLEHSDTSLKIVVSKWKI, from the coding sequence ATGAAAACCATATTCCAAACCTTCTTACTATTTATGTCGGCTGTTTTTCTTGCCGCCTGTAGCTCCGTTCCGGAAGAGTCTAAACAGAGCGTTGAATGGGAAAACCACAAAAGCCTGCTGGCACAAATCGAACAGTATCAGGCCACCGGAAAACTGGGTTATAAAAGCCCGGAAATAAAGCAGAGCCTTAATTTCATCTGGACACATTCAAAAGATAAGAGCCAGTTACGTCTCACCACATTCCTCGGTCAAACTGTACTTAATCTGGAGATAAACCAGAAAGAGGCCAAAGTCACTGACAGAGACGGCAATATATTTACTGACAGCAATGCCACTCATCTGGTTTATCGTCTTACCGGTCTTGTCATCCCGGTAAACTACATGCAGGACTGGATTAAAGGACTGCCTACGGATGCAGACAGTTTTCAGCTCAATACCGAAACCAATACGCTTTCGTCACTGGCAAAACAGCTAGGGACACAGGACTGGCAGTTAAACTATGTAAGCTACCAAACCGTGGATAGGATTCCTCTGCCTTATTCCATGAATCTTGAACACTCTGATACCAGCCTTAAAATTGTTGTATCCAAATGGAAAATTTAA
- the prmC gene encoding peptide chain release factor N(5)-glutamine methyltransferase, with translation MDNHSIHSIEQTLKAAISVLQESGTDSPSLDAAVLLCHVLDKPRSYLLTWPEKELDDDQQKAFQALLERRINGEPVAYITGEREFWSLPLKVAPSTLIPRPDTERLVELALDKALFIQGPVLDLGTGTGAIALALASELPERQIIGVDLREEAKQLATENGKRLKLLNCKFYQGSWFEPLEDGTKFALIVSNPPYIEKDDPHLTQGDVRFEPISALVAEEKGLADIRHIATHAKSHLQNQGWLLFEHGFEQGAAVRQLMTELGYTNVCTEQDYAGNDRVTLGQLV, from the coding sequence ATGGACAATCACTCAATTCATTCCATTGAACAGACCTTAAAAGCGGCAATATCAGTTCTGCAGGAGAGTGGAACTGATTCGCCGTCTTTGGATGCGGCGGTACTTCTTTGCCACGTTCTGGATAAACCACGCAGTTACCTTCTTACCTGGCCGGAAAAAGAGCTGGACGACGATCAGCAAAAAGCTTTCCAGGCCTTGCTGGAGCGCCGGATCAATGGCGAACCTGTGGCTTATATTACGGGTGAGCGTGAGTTCTGGTCCCTTCCGCTGAAAGTTGCCCCTTCAACTCTTATCCCAAGGCCGGACACAGAAAGGCTGGTGGAGCTTGCGCTGGATAAAGCCCTGTTTATTCAGGGGCCTGTGCTTGATCTGGGCACCGGAACCGGGGCAATTGCGCTGGCATTAGCGTCAGAGCTGCCTGAGCGTCAAATTATTGGTGTTGATCTGCGTGAAGAGGCGAAGCAGCTTGCCACGGAAAATGGCAAGAGACTTAAGCTGTTGAATTGTAAATTCTATCAGGGAAGCTGGTTTGAACCGCTGGAAGATGGAACAAAGTTTGCTTTAATTGTGTCGAACCCGCCATATATCGAAAAAGACGACCCGCACCTGACACAGGGCGATGTTCGTTTTGAACCCATTTCGGCACTGGTTGCTGAAGAAAAAGGCCTGGCGGATATCAGGCATATTGCCACTCATGCTAAAAGCCACCTCCAAAATCAGGGATGGCTGCTGTTTGAGCATGGATTTGAGCAGGGTGCTGCAGTTCGTCAGTTGATGACAGAACTGGGTTACACCAATGTCTGTACAGAACAAGATTATGCGGGGAATGACAGGGTTACCCTCGGGCAGTTAGTGTAA
- the hemA gene encoding glutamyl-tRNA reductase, with protein MSLLAIGINHNTASVELREKVAFSPEKLTEAHKQFESNGNVNGGVIVSTCNRTEIYCDVKQACKNKIIEWLTHFHQVAPEDLMSSLYIHEEQAAIKHLMRVSCGLDSLVLGEPQILGQVKQAFSSAREHKAVDATMEKLFQKAFSVAKRVRTETEIGGNAVSVAYAACTLAKHIFESLQESTVLLVGAGETIELVAKHLADNGCTSMIVANRTRERALGLAKEFNAEVISLSEIPEHLHRADIVISSTASPLPIIGKGMVESAIEQRRRQPMLIVDIAVPRDVEQQVGDLRDIYLYTVDDLQSIVNQNIEQRKVEAIEAEAIVTEESAAFMSWMRSLQAVDSIREYRTAANEVKEELLAKSLQSLQAGGDPEKVLLELSNKLTNKLIHAPTRALQSAAEEGEPEKLSVIRQSLGLEDLQQN; from the coding sequence ATGTCTTTGCTTGCTATAGGTATCAATCACAATACAGCGTCGGTTGAATTGCGAGAAAAGGTTGCTTTTTCACCAGAGAAGTTAACTGAAGCGCATAAACAATTTGAATCCAACGGTAACGTCAATGGTGGCGTGATCGTTTCTACCTGTAACAGAACCGAGATTTACTGCGATGTAAAGCAAGCCTGTAAGAACAAAATTATTGAATGGTTGACCCATTTTCATCAGGTTGCGCCTGAGGACTTGATGTCCAGTCTTTATATTCATGAAGAGCAGGCTGCAATAAAGCATCTGATGCGTGTTTCCTGCGGGCTTGACTCACTGGTTTTGGGTGAGCCTCAGATCCTTGGGCAGGTAAAGCAGGCCTTTTCCAGTGCCCGCGAGCATAAAGCGGTCGACGCGACCATGGAAAAACTGTTTCAAAAAGCTTTTTCTGTTGCTAAGCGAGTGCGTACCGAAACGGAGATAGGCGGAAATGCGGTATCTGTTGCTTACGCGGCATGTACACTGGCAAAACACATTTTTGAATCCCTTCAGGAATCCACGGTTCTCCTTGTTGGTGCAGGAGAAACCATAGAGCTTGTTGCAAAACATCTTGCAGACAACGGTTGTACGAGTATGATTGTCGCCAACCGGACACGGGAACGTGCGCTGGGTCTTGCGAAAGAGTTCAACGCTGAGGTGATCAGCCTTTCAGAAATCCCTGAACATCTGCATCGCGCTGATATCGTTATCAGTTCTACTGCAAGTCCTTTACCTATTATTGGTAAAGGTATGGTAGAGTCCGCTATCGAGCAGAGAAGAAGACAGCCAATGCTGATCGTTGATATTGCGGTTCCACGCGATGTTGAGCAGCAGGTGGGCGACCTCAGAGATATCTATCTGTACACGGTTGATGATCTGCAGTCGATAGTGAACCAGAATATCGAGCAGAGAAAAGTCGAAGCGATAGAGGCTGAAGCTATTGTCACCGAAGAGAGCGCCGCATTTATGAGCTGGATGCGTTCACTGCAGGCAGTGGACAGTATTCGCGAATACCGTACCGCTGCAAATGAAGTGAAAGAAGAGCTTCTGGCTAAGAGTCTGCAAAGCTTACAGGCAGGCGGTGACCCGGAAAAAGTGCTGCTAGAATTGAGCAATAAATTAACCAACAAGCTTATCCATGCCCCGACCAGAGCGCTGCAAAGTGCCGCTGAAGAAGGTGAGCCGGAGAAGCTCTCTGTTATCAGACAGAGCTTAGGTCTTGAAGACCTGCAACAGAATTAA
- a CDS encoding ribose-phosphate pyrophosphokinase, whose protein sequence is MPDMKLFAGNATPELAQRIADRLYISLGDATVDRFSDGEIAVQINENVRGSDVFIIQSTCAPTNDNLMELVVMIDAMRRASAGRITAVIPYFGYARQDRRVRSARVPITAKVVADFLSNVGVDRVLTIDLHAEQIQGFFDVPVDNIFGTPVLLEDMLSRGLEDPVVVSPDLGGVVRARATAKALNNVDIAIVDKRRPRANVSEVMNLIGEVEGRDCIIVDDMIDTGGTLCKAAEALKERGAKRVFAYATHAVFSGNAAKNIKGSVLDQVIITDSITLTKEMAATGKVTQLTLSSMLAEAIRRISNEESISAMFNQK, encoded by the coding sequence GTGCCTGATATGAAGCTATTTGCTGGTAACGCAACACCTGAACTAGCCCAACGCATTGCTGATCGCCTATACATTTCCCTAGGTGATGCTACTGTCGACCGATTCTCTGACGGCGAAATCGCTGTTCAAATCAACGAAAATGTTCGTGGTAGCGATGTTTTCATCATCCAATCTACCTGTGCACCAACCAACGACAACCTAATGGAGTTGGTGGTAATGATTGATGCTATGCGCCGTGCTTCAGCGGGCCGTATTACTGCTGTTATTCCGTATTTCGGTTATGCGCGTCAGGATCGTCGTGTACGTTCTGCCCGTGTGCCAATCACTGCAAAAGTTGTTGCAGACTTCCTTTCTAACGTTGGTGTTGACCGCGTTCTGACTATCGACCTTCACGCTGAGCAGATCCAGGGCTTCTTCGATGTTCCTGTAGATAACATCTTCGGTACTCCGGTACTTCTTGAAGATATGCTTTCCCGTGGCCTTGAAGATCCAGTGGTTGTATCTCCGGACCTTGGCGGTGTTGTACGTGCACGTGCTACAGCAAAAGCGCTGAACAACGTTGATATCGCTATCGTTGACAAGCGTCGTCCTCGCGCGAATGTTTCTGAAGTGATGAACCTTATCGGTGAAGTTGAAGGCCGTGACTGCATCATCGTTGATGACATGATCGACACCGGCGGTACTCTGTGTAAAGCAGCTGAAGCTCTGAAAGAGCGTGGCGCTAAGCGAGTATTTGCATACGCGACTCACGCCGTATTCTCTGGTAACGCAGCGAAGAACATCAAAGGTTCTGTACTGGACCAGGTTATCATAACGGACTCAATCACTCTGACTAAAGAGATGGCAGCAACGGGTAAAGTTACTCAGTTAACACTATCAAGCATGCTGGCTGAAGCGATTCGTCGTATCAGCAATGAAGAGTCTATTTCTGCTATGTTTAATCAGAAATAA
- the ispE gene encoding 4-(cytidine 5'-diphospho)-2-C-methyl-D-erythritol kinase, whose amino-acid sequence MISDITSWPSPAKLNLFLYITGRRENGYHDLQTLFQFLDHGDELTIQATEGGEINISPEIEGLKKEDNLIWKAAKALQEKAGCHYGAEIRLNKILPMGGGIGGGSSNAATALVALNYLWQTNLSEDELAEIGLKLGADVPVFVRGFSAFAEGVGEKLEKVSPEEKWYLVVRPDVAISTAEIFNHPDLTRNTPKRTSNKLLTGSYENDCEKIVRLTYPEVDKQLSWLLQYAPSRLTGTGSCVFAEFSSKKEAENIRAKLSDNVSAFVAQGKNISPLIQRLSEYKSDNIRSF is encoded by the coding sequence ATGATTTCAGATATCACTTCCTGGCCGTCTCCTGCCAAGCTAAACCTGTTCCTCTATATTACCGGCAGAAGAGAAAACGGTTATCACGATCTGCAGACCCTGTTTCAGTTTCTTGACCATGGTGATGAACTCACTATTCAGGCAACGGAAGGCGGGGAAATCAATATCTCACCTGAAATAGAAGGGCTGAAGAAAGAAGATAACCTTATCTGGAAAGCAGCAAAGGCGCTTCAGGAAAAAGCGGGCTGCCATTACGGGGCAGAAATCCGGCTTAATAAAATTCTCCCAATGGGTGGCGGGATCGGCGGCGGATCTTCCAATGCTGCAACTGCGCTGGTTGCACTTAACTATTTATGGCAGACCAATCTTAGCGAAGATGAATTAGCTGAAATTGGTCTGAAACTTGGTGCTGATGTTCCTGTGTTTGTCCGGGGTTTCTCTGCTTTTGCTGAAGGAGTAGGCGAAAAACTTGAAAAAGTGAGCCCTGAAGAAAAATGGTATCTGGTCGTTCGCCCCGATGTGGCCATTTCCACCGCAGAAATTTTTAACCATCCGGATCTCACCAGAAACACGCCAAAGCGCACAAGTAACAAATTGTTAACCGGATCATACGAAAACGATTGCGAAAAAATCGTCCGTTTGACCTATCCAGAGGTTGATAAGCAACTTTCATGGCTGCTACAATACGCGCCGTCAAGATTGACCGGCACCGGATCCTGCGTTTTTGCCGAATTTTCGAGCAAAAAAGAAGCAGAAAATATCCGTGCTAAGCTTTCTGACAATGTCTCTGCATTTGTCGCTCAGGGTAAAAATATTTCACCCTTAATTCAGAGACTGTCTGAGTATAAATCAGACAACATCCGATCTTTTTAA
- the prfA gene encoding peptide chain release factor 1, which translates to MKPSILTKLETLVERYEEVQHLLGDPDVIGDQDKFRALSKEYSQLEEVTKCFQAYQQAQEDLAAAQEMANEDDEEMREMAQEEIKEAKEAIERLTDELQILLLPKDPNDERNCFLEIRAGAGGDEAGIFAGDLFRMYSKYAEKQGWRIEVMSANESEQGGYKEMIAKVNGDGAYGILKFESGGHRVQRVPATESQGRVHTSACTVAVMAEIPEADLPEIKAADLKIDTFRASGAGGQHVNTTDSAIRITHLPTGTVVECQDERSQHKNKAKAMSVLAARIIQAEEARRAAEVSDTRRNLLGSGDRSDRIRTYNYPQGRVSDHRINLTLYRLNEVMEGDLQSLVDPVLQEHQADQLAALAEQN; encoded by the coding sequence ATGAAACCGTCCATACTAACTAAGCTGGAAACCCTTGTAGAAAGATACGAAGAGGTTCAGCACCTTCTTGGTGATCCTGATGTAATCGGAGACCAGGACAAATTCAGAGCCCTGTCAAAAGAATACTCTCAGCTGGAAGAAGTGACTAAGTGCTTCCAGGCATACCAGCAGGCGCAGGAAGACCTGGCTGCTGCGCAAGAGATGGCAAACGAAGACGATGAAGAGATGCGCGAAATGGCGCAGGAAGAGATCAAGGAAGCAAAAGAAGCCATTGAACGACTGACCGATGAGCTGCAGATCCTGCTTCTGCCAAAAGATCCTAACGATGAGCGTAACTGCTTCCTTGAAATTCGAGCCGGTGCTGGTGGCGATGAAGCGGGTATCTTTGCCGGTGATCTTTTCCGTATGTACAGCAAATATGCAGAAAAGCAGGGCTGGCGCATTGAAGTAATGAGTGCCAACGAGTCAGAGCAGGGCGGTTATAAAGAGATGATCGCGAAAGTAAATGGCGATGGCGCATACGGTATTCTGAAGTTTGAATCCGGCGGTCACCGTGTACAGCGTGTTCCTGCAACTGAATCTCAGGGGCGTGTTCATACCTCTGCCTGTACCGTTGCGGTTATGGCTGAAATTCCGGAAGCCGATCTTCCAGAAATTAAAGCGGCTGATCTGAAAATTGATACCTTCCGTGCATCGGGTGCCGGTGGTCAGCACGTAAACACCACCGACTCTGCAATCCGTATTACCCACCTTCCAACGGGTACAGTGGTTGAGTGTCAGGATGAGCGTTCACAGCACAAGAACAAGGCGAAAGCCATGTCTGTTCTGGCTGCGCGTATTATCCAGGCAGAAGAAGCGCGCCGCGCGGCAGAAGTTTCTGATACCCGCCGTAACCTGCTGGGCAGTGGCGACCGCAGTGACCGTATCCGTACATACAACTATCCTCAGGGCCGGGTGTCTGATCACCGTATCAACCTGACGCTTTACCGTCTGAACGAAGTGATGGAAGGCGATCTGCAGAGTCTTGTTGACCCTGTACTTCAGGAGCATCAGGCTGATCAGCTGGCGGCACTGGCTGAACAAAACTAA